A genomic segment from Bradyrhizobium diazoefficiens USDA 110 encodes:
- a CDS encoding SDR family NAD(P)-dependent oxidoreductase: MTDYRKLFDLTGKTAVVLGAASGIGKSSAEALAGLGARVVCADRALDAAEATAAGIRDKGGWAEAASCDAAIAADVNALAKSVMQKFPRLDIAVTTPGLNIRKTILDYTEEDLDRVLNLNVKGTVWFFQAFGRIMVGQKGGSIIACSSVRAVTIEPGLGVYGSTKAAIGLLVKGFASEVGHAGVRVNAIAPSIAETALTGPFKQRPDIYNLYAGHTVFNRWSSADEVATAVAYLASDAASYVSGSTLFVDGGWTAVDGPPTGLTQLHK, encoded by the coding sequence GTGACCGACTATCGCAAGCTCTTCGATCTCACCGGCAAGACGGCCGTCGTGCTCGGCGCCGCCTCGGGCATCGGCAAGTCGTCGGCCGAAGCACTGGCCGGGCTCGGCGCCCGTGTCGTCTGCGCCGATCGGGCGCTCGATGCAGCGGAAGCGACCGCCGCGGGCATTCGCGACAAGGGTGGCTGGGCGGAAGCTGCTAGCTGCGACGCCGCGATCGCTGCGGACGTCAACGCGCTCGCCAAGAGCGTGATGCAGAAGTTCCCGCGGCTCGACATTGCCGTGACGACGCCCGGGCTCAACATCCGCAAGACCATCCTCGACTACACCGAGGAGGATCTCGACCGTGTCCTTAACCTCAACGTCAAGGGCACGGTCTGGTTCTTCCAGGCTTTCGGCCGCATCATGGTCGGGCAGAAGGGCGGCAGCATCATCGCCTGCTCGTCGGTGCGTGCGGTGACCATCGAACCGGGCCTTGGCGTCTACGGCTCGACCAAGGCGGCGATCGGCCTCCTGGTGAAGGGCTTTGCCTCCGAGGTCGGTCATGCCGGCGTGCGCGTCAACGCCATCGCGCCGAGCATCGCCGAGACCGCGCTCACCGGCCCGTTCAAGCAGCGGCCCGACATCTACAATCTCTACGCCGGCCACACCGTGTTCAACCGCTGGAGCAGCGCCGACGAGGTCGCAACGGCGGTGGCCTATCTCGCCTCGGACGCGGCCAGCTATGTCAGCGGCAGCACGCTGTTCGTCGATGGCGGCTGGACCGCGGTCGACGGTCCGCCGACCGGTCTCACCCAATTGCACAAATAG
- a CDS encoding TRAP transporter large permease, whose protein sequence is MELIILGASFFGFLILGVPVAFAIGLSAICTILYEGLPVAVIFQQMMSGMNIFSFLAIPFFVFSGELMLHGGVADKIVQLAKNLVGHIRGGLGMSNVVACTLFGGVSGSPVADVSAMGAVMIPMMKKEGFDTDYAVNVTTHASLVGALMPTSHNMIIYALAAGGKVSIGALIAAGLLPALVLMVCMLVAAYAVAVKRGYPAGKFPGWSEVFRSFAAALPGLLIVGIILAGILSGVFTATESAAVAVTYTILLTFFIYRTMTLPNFLRAAAKAVKTTGVVLLLIGVSTMFQYLMGLYEVADFAGDLMSKVSTQPWIIFLLINVILFVLGTFMDMAATILICTPIFLPIAMKAGMDPVQFGMLMLINCALGLNTPPVGTTQFVGCAIGGISVGAVMRTILPFYAALIAALMFVTYVPAFSLWLPRLLMGYKG, encoded by the coding sequence ATGGAACTGATCATCCTCGGCGCCTCCTTCTTCGGCTTCCTGATCCTCGGCGTTCCGGTCGCCTTCGCGATCGGCCTCTCGGCGATCTGCACCATCCTCTACGAGGGGCTGCCGGTTGCCGTCATCTTCCAGCAGATGATGTCGGGGATGAACATCTTCTCGTTCCTCGCCATTCCGTTCTTCGTCTTCAGCGGTGAGCTGATGCTGCATGGCGGCGTCGCCGACAAGATCGTGCAGCTCGCCAAGAATCTCGTCGGACACATCCGCGGCGGGCTCGGCATGTCGAACGTGGTCGCCTGCACGCTGTTCGGCGGCGTATCCGGTTCGCCCGTGGCCGACGTGTCGGCGATGGGCGCGGTGATGATCCCGATGATGAAAAAGGAAGGTTTCGACACCGACTACGCCGTCAACGTCACCACCCACGCCTCGCTGGTCGGAGCCTTGATGCCGACCAGCCACAATATGATCATCTATGCCCTGGCCGCCGGCGGCAAGGTATCGATCGGCGCGCTGATCGCCGCCGGCCTGCTGCCGGCGCTCGTGCTGATGGTGTGCATGCTGGTCGCCGCTTACGCGGTCGCGGTGAAGCGCGGCTATCCGGCCGGCAAGTTTCCGGGCTGGTCCGAGGTTTTCCGTTCCTTCGCGGCGGCGCTGCCCGGCCTGCTGATCGTCGGCATCATTCTGGCCGGCATCCTGTCCGGCGTCTTCACGGCAACTGAATCCGCAGCGGTCGCGGTCACCTACACGATCCTGCTGACGTTCTTCATCTACCGCACCATGACCCTGCCGAACTTCCTGCGGGCCGCCGCCAAGGCGGTGAAGACGACGGGCGTGGTGCTGCTGCTGATCGGCGTCTCCACCATGTTCCAGTATCTGATGGGACTCTACGAGGTGGCCGATTTCGCCGGCGACCTGATGAGCAAGGTGTCCACGCAGCCCTGGATCATCTTCCTGCTCATCAACGTCATCCTGTTCGTGCTCGGCACGTTCATGGACATGGCGGCGACCATCCTGATCTGCACCCCGATCTTCCTGCCGATCGCGATGAAGGCGGGCATGGATCCCGTGCAGTTCGGCATGCTGATGCTGATCAACTGCGCGCTGGGGCTGAACACTCCGCCGGTCGGAACGACGCAGTTCGTGGGCTGCGCCATCGGCGGCATCTCGGTGGGCGCGGTGATGCGCACCATCCTGCCGTTCTACGCCGCGCTGATCGCGGCGCTGATGTTCGTCACTTACGTTCCCGCATTCTCGCTGTGGCTGCCGCGCCTGCTGATGGGATACAAGGGATAG
- a CDS encoding TRAP transporter small permease, protein MTDPHVASHEQEVAGRPSTGLLSRINAPVARVGMYLSVTGLLVIVTIVFYQVFGRYVLNSSPTWTENLALVLILYVTLIGAAVGVRDAGHIGMDSLLVMLPDNVREKIELVIHVLVAVFGVAMAYNGWILGASVGTVKIPNLGLPEVIRYVPLIASGVLIVSFSIEHIIALLRGEEVVPSWN, encoded by the coding sequence ATGACCGACCCTCACGTCGCAAGCCACGAGCAGGAGGTCGCCGGACGCCCGTCCACCGGCCTGCTGTCGCGGATCAATGCCCCCGTTGCGCGCGTGGGCATGTACCTGTCCGTGACCGGCCTGCTCGTCATCGTCACCATCGTGTTCTACCAGGTGTTCGGACGTTACGTGCTCAACTCCAGCCCGACCTGGACGGAGAACCTTGCGCTGGTCCTGATCCTGTATGTCACGCTGATCGGCGCCGCCGTCGGCGTGCGCGATGCCGGACACATCGGCATGGACAGCCTGCTGGTGATGCTTCCGGATAATGTGCGTGAGAAGATCGAGCTCGTGATCCACGTTCTGGTCGCCGTGTTCGGCGTTGCGATGGCCTACAACGGCTGGATCCTCGGGGCGTCGGTCGGCACCGTGAAGATTCCCAATCTCGGCCTTCCCGAGGTCATCCGCTACGTCCCGCTGATCGCCTCCGGCGTCCTGATCGTGTCCTTTTCAATCGAGCACATCATTGCTCTCCTGCGCGGCGAAGAGGTCGTCCCCTCATGGAACTGA
- a CDS encoding TRAP transporter substrate-binding protein codes for MKTLTGIIAAAVLAVSAPLATARDFRSADIHPADYPTVEAVKFMGKQLATASGGKLGVKVFPNGALGSEKDTIEQLKIGALDMMRINASPLNNFVPETIALCLPFVFRDTQHMRTVLDGPIGDEILAAMEPAGLVGLAYYDSGARSIYTVKAPVKSLADLKGLKIRVQQSDLWVGMIQSLGANPTPMPYGEVYTALKTGLVDAAENNWPSYESSRHFEAAKFYNITEHSLAPEVLVMSKKVWDTLSKEDQAMIRKAAKESVPVMRKLWDEREQASRKTVEAAGVQVVTIANKAEFVDAMKPVYAKFAGDEKLQGLVKRIQDTK; via the coding sequence ATGAAGACACTCACCGGTATCATCGCAGCCGCTGTGCTCGCGGTCTCAGCGCCCTTGGCGACCGCACGCGATTTCCGCTCCGCCGACATCCATCCCGCCGACTATCCGACCGTCGAGGCCGTCAAGTTCATGGGCAAGCAGCTCGCGACGGCGAGCGGCGGCAAGCTCGGCGTGAAGGTGTTTCCCAACGGCGCCCTGGGCTCCGAGAAGGACACCATCGAGCAGCTCAAGATCGGCGCGCTCGACATGATGCGGATCAACGCATCGCCGCTGAACAACTTCGTGCCCGAGACCATCGCGTTGTGCCTTCCCTTCGTCTTCCGCGACACGCAGCACATGCGCACCGTCCTTGACGGGCCGATCGGCGACGAGATCCTGGCGGCGATGGAGCCCGCGGGCCTGGTCGGCCTTGCCTATTACGACAGCGGCGCCCGGTCCATCTACACCGTCAAGGCACCGGTCAAGTCGCTCGCGGACCTCAAGGGTCTGAAGATTCGCGTCCAGCAATCCGACCTGTGGGTCGGCATGATCCAGAGCCTCGGGGCCAACCCGACGCCGATGCCGTATGGCGAGGTCTATACCGCGCTCAAGACCGGTCTCGTAGACGCGGCCGAGAACAACTGGCCTTCCTACGAGTCCTCGCGCCATTTCGAGGCAGCCAAGTTCTACAACATCACCGAGCACTCCCTGGCGCCCGAGGTTCTCGTGATGTCCAAGAAGGTCTGGGACACGCTGAGCAAGGAGGATCAGGCGATGATCCGCAAGGCGGCCAAGGAATCGGTGCCCGTCATGCGCAAGCTCTGGGACGAGCGTGAGCAGGCGTCCCGCAAGACCGTCGAGGCGGCCGGTGTCCAGGTCGTCACGATCGCCAACAAGGCGGAATTCGTCGACGCGATGAAGCCGGTCTACGCCAAGTTCGCCGGCGACGAGAAGCTGCAGGGCCTCGTCAAGCGTATCCAGGACACGAAGTAA
- a CDS encoding cyclase family protein: protein MPRTLIDISVPLRNDVTSDPPGNHPTIHYIDHQQGLPRMLQFFDGLKAQDLPDGQGWAVEQVSLSTHNGTHLDAPWHFHPTMNRGERSWTIDEVPLEWCFQPGVKLDFRHLPDGYVVTAADVEKELKRIGHTLSPLEIVVVNTSAGAKFGQADYVNSGCGMGYEATMYLLERGVRLTGTDGWSWDAPFVYTAKRYAETRDAGLIWEGHKAGRHIGYCHLEKLHNLDRLPSAGFTVSCFPVKIERASAGWTRAVAIIDG from the coding sequence ATGCCGCGGACGCTGATCGATATCTCCGTGCCGCTCAGAAACGACGTGACGTCCGACCCGCCGGGCAATCACCCGACGATCCACTACATCGATCACCAGCAGGGCCTGCCGCGCATGCTCCAGTTCTTCGACGGCCTCAAGGCGCAGGACCTGCCGGACGGCCAGGGCTGGGCCGTCGAGCAGGTCTCGTTGTCGACGCATAACGGCACGCATCTCGATGCGCCCTGGCACTTCCACCCGACCATGAATCGCGGCGAGCGGTCATGGACGATCGACGAGGTGCCGCTGGAATGGTGCTTTCAGCCCGGCGTGAAGCTCGACTTCCGGCACCTGCCCGATGGTTATGTCGTGACCGCCGCCGACGTCGAAAAGGAGCTCAAGCGCATCGGCCACACGCTGTCGCCGCTGGAGATCGTCGTCGTCAACACCAGCGCGGGCGCCAAATTCGGCCAGGCCGACTACGTCAATTCCGGCTGCGGCATGGGTTACGAGGCCACCATGTATCTGCTCGAGCGCGGCGTGCGGCTGACCGGCACCGACGGATGGAGCTGGGACGCTCCGTTCGTCTACACCGCGAAGAGATATGCCGAAACAAGAGATGCCGGCCTGATCTGGGAAGGCCACAAGGCGGGACGGCACATCGGCTATTGCCATCTCGAGAAGCTGCACAATCTCGATCGATTGCCGTCGGCCGGCTTCACGGTCTCATGCTTCCCGGTGAAGATCGAACGCGCCTCCGCCGGCTGGACCCGCGCGGTCGCCATCATCGACGGTTAA
- a CDS encoding Crp/Fnr family transcriptional regulator, protein MPQDKTGDPRQSAANKLSVLRKHPIFADLEPDALDQLCRYAKHTTVKRGATIAAKGDPGNNLFAVISGTVKISSSSPDGRNAILNLIGPGEIFGEIAVLDGAPRSADATANTNCELYIIDRRDFLPFVKSQPALAMKFIELLCARLRWTSQQVEQVILQNLPGRLASALLGLTEERKFDSGSGTLAITQQEISEMVGMTRESINKQLRAWAGRNWVRLEHGAIVVLDTDALRELAESGLGGE, encoded by the coding sequence GTGCCTCAGGACAAGACCGGCGACCCCCGACAATCGGCGGCGAACAAATTATCGGTCCTGCGCAAGCACCCGATCTTCGCGGATCTGGAGCCGGATGCGCTCGATCAGCTCTGCCGCTACGCCAAGCACACCACCGTCAAGCGCGGTGCGACGATCGCCGCCAAGGGCGACCCCGGCAACAACCTGTTCGCGGTGATCTCGGGGACGGTAAAGATATCCTCCTCTTCGCCCGACGGACGGAATGCCATTCTCAATCTCATCGGTCCCGGAGAAATCTTTGGCGAGATCGCGGTTCTCGACGGTGCGCCGCGTTCGGCGGATGCGACCGCCAACACCAATTGCGAGCTCTACATCATCGATCGCCGCGACTTCCTGCCGTTCGTGAAGAGCCAGCCGGCGCTGGCGATGAAATTCATCGAGCTGCTCTGCGCGCGGCTGCGCTGGACCAGCCAGCAGGTCGAGCAGGTGATCCTGCAAAATCTTCCGGGCCGGCTCGCAAGCGCACTGCTCGGTCTCACCGAAGAGCGCAAGTTCGACTCCGGCAGCGGTACGCTCGCCATCACCCAGCAGGAAATCAGCGAGATGGTGGGGATGACGCGCGAGAGCATCAACAAGCAATTGCGCGCCTGGGCCGGACGCAACTGGGTTCGCCTAGAGCACGGCGCCATCGTGGTGCTCGACACCGATGCGCTGCGCGAGCTCGCCGAAAGCGGCCTCGGCGGCGAGTGA
- a CDS encoding helix-turn-helix domain-containing protein → MKPSVVMIEPNGHFCSDCAIRTSAVCSSLDAAELREFEHLGRRVHFSSGETVFSEEDITTSFYNVLEGVMRLYKLLPDGRRQIVGFALPGDFLGMNLSGRHNFSADAIGAVTVCQFAKAPFGRFIEERPQLLRRINELAIRELSQARDHMVLLGRRSADEKVAAFLLGWRERLLALKGASDTVPLPMSRQDIADYLGLTIETVSRTFTKLERHGAIAIIHGGISLLDPARVEALAAA, encoded by the coding sequence ATGAAGCCTTCCGTGGTCATGATTGAACCAAACGGGCATTTCTGCAGCGATTGTGCCATACGCACATCGGCGGTTTGTTCGTCGCTGGATGCGGCCGAGCTCAGGGAATTCGAGCATCTCGGACGCCGTGTCCATTTTTCCTCAGGCGAGACCGTGTTCTCCGAGGAGGACATCACGACCTCGTTCTACAACGTTCTCGAAGGTGTCATGCGGCTGTACAAGCTGCTCCCCGACGGCCGGCGGCAAATCGTCGGCTTCGCCTTGCCCGGCGATTTCCTGGGGATGAATCTGTCCGGCCGCCACAATTTTTCCGCCGATGCAATCGGCGCGGTGACCGTGTGCCAGTTCGCGAAGGCGCCCTTCGGTCGTTTCATCGAGGAGCGGCCGCAACTGCTCAGGCGGATCAACGAGCTGGCCATTCGCGAGTTGAGCCAGGCACGCGACCATATGGTCTTGCTCGGCCGCCGCTCGGCGGACGAGAAGGTTGCGGCTTTTCTACTTGGCTGGCGCGAGCGGCTGCTCGCGCTCAAGGGGGCGTCCGACACGGTTCCACTTCCGATGAGCCGGCAGGACATCGCCGATTATCTCGGCCTGACCATCGAGACCGTCAGTCGCACCTTTACCAAGCTTGAACGCCACGGAGCGATCGCCATCATTCATGGCGGTATCAGCCTGCTCGACCCGGCTCGCGTCGAGGCCTTGGCCGCGGCCTGA
- a CDS encoding c-type cytochrome, whose product MLHHALRQGLIGLFLITPALAAPTAEQRGKAFARANCARCHAIDRVSESPLKIAPPLRTLHRNYPIATLGEALAEGIYTGHADMPAFELSPDQIHDLLSYLKTLE is encoded by the coding sequence ATGCTTCACCATGCGCTCCGCCAGGGCCTGATTGGCCTCTTTCTGATCACGCCTGCGCTGGCGGCACCGACCGCCGAACAACGCGGAAAGGCCTTTGCACGGGCCAATTGCGCGCGCTGCCACGCGATCGACCGCGTCTCCGAGAGCCCGCTCAAGATCGCCCCGCCGCTGCGCACGCTGCACCGGAATTATCCGATCGCGACCCTTGGCGAGGCGCTGGCCGAAGGCATCTACACGGGCCACGCCGACATGCCCGCCTTCGAGCTCAGTCCGGACCAGATCCACGACCTCCTGTCCTACCTCAAGACGCTGGAATAG
- a CDS encoding ABC-type transport auxiliary lipoprotein family protein gives METRAPYVLIGTFVLAAILAVFGFIYWLNNTGGIGPRTNYHVQFQGPVPGLLVGAGVLFNGIRVGEVAQLGLAPDNPRFVNATISVASATPVRADTRVGLDFQGLTGVPVVTLEGGMIVAKSGEPLTLIAEAGAGQSMTQAARDALRRVDSVLEDNSGPLKDTIANFKTFSDGLARNTGKLDGILAGLEKMTGGGAPAQKITYDLRTPQNLGPAAKTLSASLAIPEPTAVAMLQTQRMLFAPVGDNPGFADFLWADSIPKLVQARLIDSFENYDIAHAPLRTSDLGQADYQLLIDIRRFRIATDGETRVEIGLSARIVDKNGKVVASRLVETSEKLDKVEPAAAVAAFDAAFARIAKELIGWTVLAV, from the coding sequence ATGGAAACCCGCGCTCCCTACGTGCTGATCGGCACCTTCGTGCTGGCCGCGATCCTCGCGGTGTTCGGCTTCATCTATTGGCTGAACAACACCGGCGGCATCGGGCCGCGCACGAACTACCATGTGCAATTCCAGGGACCGGTACCGGGGCTCCTGGTTGGCGCCGGCGTGTTGTTCAACGGCATCCGCGTCGGCGAGGTGGCCCAGCTTGGGCTCGCGCCGGACAATCCACGCTTCGTTAATGCGACGATTTCGGTTGCCTCCGCCACGCCGGTGCGCGCCGACACCAGGGTCGGGCTCGATTTCCAGGGGCTGACCGGCGTGCCGGTGGTGACACTGGAGGGCGGCATGATCGTCGCCAAATCCGGCGAGCCCCTGACCTTGATCGCCGAGGCCGGCGCCGGCCAGAGCATGACGCAGGCGGCGCGCGATGCGCTGCGACGGGTGGATTCGGTGCTGGAGGACAATTCCGGCCCGCTGAAGGACACCATCGCGAATTTCAAGACGTTCTCCGACGGGCTCGCGCGCAACACCGGCAAGCTCGACGGCATCCTGGCGGGTCTCGAGAAGATGACCGGCGGCGGCGCGCCGGCGCAGAAGATCACCTATGACCTGCGCACGCCGCAGAACCTCGGACCGGCCGCCAAGACGCTTTCTGCGTCGCTGGCCATTCCCGAGCCGACCGCGGTCGCGATGCTCCAGACCCAGCGCATGCTGTTTGCGCCGGTCGGGGATAATCCAGGCTTTGCCGATTTCCTCTGGGCCGACAGCATTCCAAAGCTGGTGCAGGCGCGGCTGATCGACAGCTTCGAGAACTACGACATCGCCCATGCGCCGTTGCGCACGAGCGATCTCGGGCAGGCGGACTACCAACTGCTGATCGACATCAGACGCTTCCGGATTGCCACGGACGGCGAGACAAGGGTCGAGATCGGACTATCGGCGCGGATCGTCGACAAGAACGGCAAGGTGGTCGCGTCCCGCCTCGTCGAGACCAGCGAGAAGCTCGACAAGGTCGAACCGGCCGCTGCGGTCGCAGCGTTCGACGCGGCTTTCGCCCGCATCGCCAAGGAACTGATCGGCTGGACGGTGCTGGCGGTGTGA
- a CDS encoding ABC transporter ATP-binding protein, producing MGEPQEQFAIRVRDLVVGFGRQTVLDHLSLDVRKGEILGLVGASGGGKSVLMRTIIGLIPRRSGTIEVMGHEIGGTQDRGTRGAAATWGILFQQGALFSSLTVRQNVQFPLRENLVLSQELMDEIAIAKLEMVGLRAQDADKYPAELSGGMTKRVALARALALDPPILFLDEPTSGLDPIAAGDFDALIKTLQKTLGLTVFMVTHDLASLTTVCDRVAALADGKIVAIGPMRDLLQSEHPWVRAYFHGKRSQMLQHEMR from the coding sequence ATGGGCGAACCGCAGGAACAGTTCGCGATCCGCGTCCGCGACCTCGTGGTCGGCTTCGGCCGCCAGACGGTGCTCGACCATCTCTCGCTCGACGTCCGCAAGGGCGAGATCCTCGGGCTGGTAGGGGCGTCCGGCGGCGGCAAGTCAGTGTTGATGCGAACCATCATCGGCCTCATCCCGCGCCGAAGCGGTACCATTGAGGTCATGGGGCACGAGATTGGCGGCACGCAGGACCGCGGCACGCGAGGCGCGGCCGCGACATGGGGCATCCTCTTCCAGCAGGGCGCGCTGTTCTCCTCGCTGACGGTCCGCCAGAACGTCCAGTTTCCGCTGCGCGAAAATCTCGTCCTGTCGCAGGAGCTGATGGACGAGATCGCGATCGCCAAGCTCGAAATGGTCGGGCTGCGGGCGCAGGACGCCGACAAATATCCGGCGGAGCTGTCCGGCGGCATGACCAAGCGCGTGGCGCTGGCGCGCGCGCTCGCGCTCGATCCGCCGATCCTGTTCCTGGACGAGCCCACCTCCGGCCTCGATCCGATCGCCGCCGGCGATTTCGACGCGCTCATTAAGACGCTGCAAAAGACCCTGGGACTGACCGTGTTCATGGTCACCCATGATCTTGCCAGCCTCACCACGGTCTGCGACCGCGTGGCCGCGCTCGCCGACGGCAAGATCGTTGCGATCGGCCCGATGCGCGACCTGCTGCAATCCGAGCATCCCTGGGTGCGCGCCTATTTCCACGGCAAGCGCTCGCAGATGCTGCAACACGAGATGAGATGA
- a CDS encoding ABC transporter permease yields MNSEPLLLATPSGDGLKLRPQGSWTAANVAMLETLSRSVGADVDRSRAVTLDMSGVSALDTLGAWVLEKLSRRAATSGRSAEFVGVADHFSGLMDEVREVNRHTPAPAAAPNPLLLRLGDLGKSTVGAREDITIFLQMLGALFMAIFGVLRRPRSLRLTSLVYQLYRIGWQAIPIVALITFLIGAIIAQQGFFHFRRFGAESYTVDMVGILVLRELGVLIVAIMVAGRSGSAYTAELGSMKMREEIDALSTMGLDPVGVLILPRVAALVIALPILAFIGSIAALYGGGLVAQFYGDMGPAIYIARLHEAISVTHFEVGILKAPFMALVIGIVACSEGLRVKGSAESLGRQTTTSVVKSIFLVIVLDGLFAIFFASIGM; encoded by the coding sequence GTGAACTCCGAACCGCTGTTGCTGGCAACGCCGTCTGGCGACGGGCTGAAATTGCGCCCGCAAGGGTCCTGGACCGCGGCGAATGTGGCGATGCTCGAAACTCTGTCCCGCTCGGTCGGCGCGGATGTCGATCGATCCAGGGCCGTGACGCTGGACATGTCGGGGGTCAGCGCGCTGGATACGCTCGGCGCCTGGGTCCTGGAGAAGCTGTCGCGCAGGGCCGCAACGTCAGGCAGATCGGCCGAATTCGTCGGCGTCGCCGATCATTTCAGCGGCCTGATGGACGAGGTGCGTGAGGTTAACCGCCACACGCCGGCGCCGGCAGCTGCGCCAAATCCGCTTCTGCTCAGGCTCGGCGATCTCGGCAAGTCCACGGTCGGCGCGCGGGAAGACATTACGATCTTCCTGCAAATGCTCGGCGCATTGTTCATGGCCATTTTCGGTGTGCTGCGCCGGCCGCGGTCGCTGCGGCTGACGTCGCTGGTCTACCAGCTCTACCGCATCGGATGGCAGGCGATTCCCATCGTCGCGCTGATCACCTTCCTGATCGGCGCCATTATCGCCCAGCAGGGATTCTTCCATTTCCGCAGGTTCGGTGCTGAGTCCTATACCGTCGATATGGTGGGCATCCTCGTGCTGCGCGAGCTTGGCGTTCTGATCGTCGCCATCATGGTCGCCGGCCGGTCGGGGAGCGCCTACACCGCCGAGCTCGGTTCGATGAAGATGCGCGAGGAGATCGACGCGCTGTCGACGATGGGGCTCGATCCCGTCGGCGTCCTGATCCTGCCGCGTGTTGCGGCGCTGGTCATCGCGCTGCCGATTCTCGCCTTCATCGGATCGATTGCCGCGCTCTATGGCGGCGGCCTGGTCGCGCAGTTCTACGGCGACATGGGGCCGGCGATCTATATCGCACGGCTGCATGAGGCCATTTCCGTCACCCATTTCGAGGTGGGCATCCTGAAGGCGCCGTTCATGGCGCTGGTGATCGGGATTGTCGCCTGTAGCGAGGGCTTGCGCGTCAAGGGCAGTGCCGAGTCGCTGGGGCGGCAGACGACGACGTCGGTGGTCAAGTCGATCTTCCTGGTGATCGTGCTCGACGGCCTGTTCGCAATCTTCTTTGCCTCGATCGGGATGTGA